The genomic window CGTATTAACCAATTTCACCTGTTTGATCAGATAGGTATTCATAAACAACGCTACCGGCAAACCTATGATCAAAGCCAGAAAGGTTGAACCCACTGCAAGATAGACCGATCCGATAATGGCATTCAGTATTCCTCCTTCCTTACCGAAATAAAAACCTCCCTTGGGAACCTGGCTTAGCATTGCCCAGTTCAGGGAGGGTAAGCCCCTGTATAAAATACTGAAAATTATGAGGCATAATGTCAAAACGATTATCAGGGTCGAAAGGAACATCATCACCCTCGCGAATTTTTCTTCTATATGCCTGAATTTATTCATAATTCTTTATTGATGCTTTTCCAAACGAATGATGGTCAACCTTGATATCAAATTAAAAAACAGAACAACGGCAAAAAGTACAAAAGCAGCCAGCATCAAGGCAGAATCGTACATCGGTATAGATAACATTTCTCCGTAATTATTAGCAATCAACGCAGGTAAAGGATACCCCGGCTGAAAAACACCTTCCGGGATTTTGGCTACGTTTCCCACAACCATCAGAACAGCAATGGTCTCGCCAAATGCTCTCGACAATCCAAGCCCGAAAGCGGATACTATCCCGGGAAAAGCTTTTTTAACAAGCACTCTTTTCACAGTCTGCCATTTGCTGGCCCCCAACGATAAAGAAGCCTCCGACAATTCGTCAGGAATAGTGTTAAACACTTCTATCAGGATATTCAGGATAAATGGAATGATCATCACAGCGAGTACCACGGCACCGGCAAGAATACTATATCCTGATACTTCCACTCCAAAAACGGGAGCCAGGTACCTGGAAATGAAAGGAACAATAACCAGTATGCCCCAAACACCATAAATGACTGATGGTATTCCTGCAAGAATGTCAATCACGGGATGCATAAGACGTAGCACATAAGAGCGCGCATACTGTGTTAGATGGATAGCCGTAAGCAGACATATGGGCCCTGCTATCAACAATGCCAGGAGCGTGACCCAGGTAGAACTGATTATAAAAGATAAAAAACCGAATTTTCCGGAAAGCGGTTTCCACTCACTGGAAAACAACAGATCCCAAAGAGATTCCTGTCCCAACAACATTGAGGATTTCAGGTATAAACCAACACCAAGGAAAAATGGCATCAGAATCACAAAAACCAGTGTCAGGATCATCCAGATACCATGAATCCTGCTCCGGGAATGCCGTTTCAACCAAGGGATCATTATTTTTCCTCGGGTTTAATTTTTTTCAGTTCCTCTTCTATCCTTGTATCGGGAAGCCTCACATAACCTGCCTGATTTACAAATGCCTGTCCTTCTGTTAGTATCCATTCCAGGAAGGAAAGTACAGTTGCATCGGCAGGTTTTCCTTTTGAAATGAAATACAGCTCTCTTGCAGGCGGAGATGGATACCTTCCTTCTCCAATGGCAGCCATAATATGATCCAGGTCACTATAAAAAGACTCAGTAGTGTCAATTGTCCCGTCAGCATTGAGATCTATGGGCATGACCTCAAGCCCTTCATTCTTCATCCGGGTATTCATATCATACACATAAACCACATTGTTGAAGCCAATCCCATAAACATCATTCTTCACAGCATCAGCCATCCCCGGATCTCCATATACTCCGACTCCCTCCAGGCTTTCCTGGTTCCCTCCAAGATATTTACCCCACATCTCCGCGGCTCCACATGCATCGGAACGATTATAAACATTTATCTTGCTATCCTTACCTCCCTCAAAGAAGCTTCCCCATGTCAAAGTGTTTTCTTTCAGGAACAATTCCTGAAATTCCTCTTTTTTCATCCCTTTTTTCTGAATATTCTCCATAAAAGGATTTCCCGCATTAATGGTAGGTAAAACAGCATCTTTGGTAACTGCAATTTTCCATGCTCCATTGTTGACTTCTTCAGCGCTGACTTCCCTCGAAAACATTGCGAGATCAACCATGCCCGATAGAACATCGGTCATTCCCTTACCTGCACCACCTGCAGAAATATCAATCCTGACCCCCGGATATTGCTTCTGGAATTCCTCCGCCCAAACTACGGTTATCGGGTATAAGGCAAAGGCCCCGGAAATGCTGATTGTCCCTTTCAGCTTACCACCCGTAGAACCTTCCTGCTTCTT from Bacteroidota bacterium includes these protein-coding regions:
- a CDS encoding extracellular solute-binding protein; translated protein: MIQKSQTFFIFLIPAILIINSCGPGKKQEGSTGGKLKGTISISGAFALYPITVVWAEEFQKQYPGVRIDISAGGAGKGMTDVLSGMVDLAMFSREVSAEEVNNGAWKIAVTKDAVLPTINAGNPFMENIQKKGMKKEEFQELFLKENTLTWGSFFEGGKDSKINVYNRSDACGAAEMWGKYLGGNQESLEGVGVYGDPGMADAVKNDVYGIGFNNVVYVYDMNTRMKNEGLEVMPIDLNADGTIDTTESFYSDLDHIMAAIGEGRYPSPPARELYFISKGKPADATVLSFLEWILTEGQAFVNQAGYVRLPDTRIEEELKKIKPEEK
- the pstC gene encoding phosphate ABC transporter permease subunit PstC, coding for MILTLVFVILMPFFLGVGLYLKSSMLLGQESLWDLLFSSEWKPLSGKFGFLSFIISSTWVTLLALLIAGPICLLTAIHLTQYARSYVLRLMHPVIDILAGIPSVIYGVWGILVIVPFISRYLAPVFGVEVSGYSILAGAVVLAVMIIPFILNILIEVFNTIPDELSEASLSLGASKWQTVKRVLVKKAFPGIVSAFGLGLSRAFGETIAVLMVVGNVAKIPEGVFQPGYPLPALIANNYGEMLSIPMYDSALMLAAFVLFAVVLFFNLISRLTIIRLEKHQ